From the genome of Pseudomonas sp. Teo4, one region includes:
- a CDS encoding MaoC family dehydratase has translation MSVMEKYWDDAREGDECISPTYTVTRERILAYADLTGDHTPVHVDEAYANASHFGCLVAHGLFGLSIADGLKTQCDYRFLPGMSLGWTWDFVLPIKVNDVLHVRMRVGAMRPSNSRPGWGIVVLPSELINQHGEVVQRGEHRLMVPRRVQA, from the coding sequence ATGAGCGTAATGGAAAAATACTGGGACGATGCCCGAGAAGGCGATGAATGCATCAGCCCCACCTACACCGTGACACGCGAGCGTATCCTGGCCTATGCCGACCTCACGGGTGACCACACCCCTGTGCATGTCGATGAGGCGTATGCCAACGCCAGCCACTTCGGCTGCCTGGTCGCCCACGGCCTGTTCGGGTTGTCGATTGCCGACGGTTTGAAGACCCAGTGCGACTACCGCTTCCTGCCGGGCATGTCGCTGGGCTGGACCTGGGACTTCGTGCTGCCGATCAAGGTCAACGATGTATTGCACGTGCGCATGCGGGTGGGGGCGATGCGCCCGAGCAACAGCCGTCCGGGTTGGGGCATCGTGGTGCTGCCGTCGGAACTGATCAACCAGCATGGCGAAGTCGTGCAACGTGGCGAGCACCGGCTGATGGTGCCCAGGAGGGTGCAGGCATGA
- a CDS encoding CoA transferase has protein sequence MSQALPLAGIRVVDYSHFLAGPYVGRCLAALGAEVIKVERPGSGDAGRQHAFTLDEQQSGYFLQLNMGKQGVSVNMKDPRGKAFMQRLTDSADVFIENYRPGALDKLGLGYAELSARNPRLVYCSISAYGHTGPDAHRAGFGLIAEAKSGIMQMVGVPGEAPPLLRISLGDMYTGIHAVAAINAALLGRVNSGRGQHIDMALYDTLVSMHEYAVQCYTLSDGAVLPEQTGHDMPTSTLYGVFRAADGDLVIAAQVDDAWQRFAVMLEANGGPPGFGSDSRYHRLNGRNAHRQAILAVVRDWVGGRKVADILHLLDGIDIPSAKVQRIDEVLADPQIQARNMLIEQQHPRYGTLRLPNLPFRFSECDTTIHQVAPDLGQHNVEVAAGLGFSPEEVTAMQTEGVFFTHGDAR, from the coding sequence ATGAGCCAGGCATTGCCTCTTGCGGGTATCCGCGTGGTCGATTACAGCCACTTCCTTGCCGGGCCCTATGTGGGCCGCTGCCTGGCGGCGCTGGGCGCCGAGGTGATCAAGGTGGAACGCCCAGGCAGCGGCGATGCCGGCCGCCAACATGCGTTCACCCTGGATGAGCAGCAGAGCGGTTACTTCCTGCAATTGAACATGGGCAAACAGGGCGTCAGCGTGAACATGAAGGACCCACGCGGCAAGGCTTTCATGCAGCGCCTGACCGATTCGGCCGACGTGTTCATCGAAAACTACCGCCCCGGCGCGCTGGACAAGCTCGGCCTGGGCTATGCCGAACTGTCGGCACGTAACCCGCGCCTGGTGTACTGCTCGATTTCCGCCTATGGCCACACCGGGCCGGACGCCCACCGCGCCGGCTTCGGACTGATCGCCGAGGCCAAGAGCGGAATCATGCAGATGGTCGGCGTGCCGGGCGAGGCGCCGCCGCTGCTGCGTATCTCACTGGGTGATATGTACACCGGCATCCATGCGGTGGCGGCGATCAATGCGGCGCTCCTGGGCCGGGTGAACAGCGGCCGCGGCCAGCATATCGATATGGCGCTGTACGACACCCTGGTGTCGATGCATGAATACGCCGTGCAGTGCTACACGCTGTCCGACGGCGCCGTGCTGCCAGAGCAGACCGGCCATGACATGCCCACCTCGACCCTTTATGGCGTGTTCCGCGCTGCCGACGGTGACCTGGTGATCGCTGCCCAGGTCGACGATGCATGGCAACGCTTTGCCGTCATGCTCGAAGCCAATGGCGGCCCACCCGGGTTCGGCAGCGACAGTCGTTACCACCGCCTCAATGGCCGTAATGCCCACCGCCAGGCGATTCTGGCCGTGGTCCGCGACTGGGTCGGCGGGCGCAAGGTGGCCGACATCCTGCACCTGCTCGATGGCATCGACATCCCCAGCGCCAAGGTGCAGCGCATCGACGAAGTGCTGGCTGACCCGCAGATCCAGGCGCGCAACATGCTCATCGAGCAGCAGCACCCGCGCTACGGCACCTTGCGCCTGCCCAACCTGCCGTTTCGCTTCTCTGAGTGCGATACCACGATCCATCAGGTGGCCCCTGACCTCGGCCAGCACAACGTCGAAGTGGCCGCCGGGCTCGGTTTCAGCCCTGAAGAAGTCACCGCCATGCAAACAGAGGGTGTGTTCTTCACCCACGGAGATGCACGATGA
- a CDS encoding fumarylacetoacetate hydrolase family protein, which translates to MPLSLTPANTLPDDGLTGTLIGRAWIPGDIAGPSPIALRADGVFDLSEHFATLSELLESEHPLQAVRAAPGRFVGSLEALLANSTGQPDPTRAYLLPPLDLQVIKAAGVTFAASMIERVIEEQAGGDAARAEAVRATVCAVIGDNLRAVKPGSEQAMALKALLIEQGLWSQYLEVGIGPDAEIFTKAPVLAGVGSGSQIGVHPGSQWNNPEPEIVLAVDSRGRIHGATLGNDVNLRDFEGRSALLLSKAKDNNASCAIGPFIRLFDEAFDLDAVRNCVVRLEVHGTDGFVLNGTSSMNQISRDPEDLVRQTLNGNHQYPDGFLLFLGTLFAPTEDRDHPGAGFTHKAGDRVSISSPLLGALHNEVSHSDKATPWTFGVGALMRNLAARGLL; encoded by the coding sequence ATGCCACTGTCCCTGACGCCCGCCAATACCCTGCCCGACGATGGCCTGACCGGTACCCTGATCGGCCGCGCCTGGATCCCCGGTGACATAGCCGGCCCCTCTCCCATCGCGTTGCGCGCAGACGGCGTTTTCGACCTTTCCGAGCACTTCGCCACCCTGAGTGAACTGCTCGAAAGCGAACATCCGCTGCAGGCCGTACGGGCCGCCCCTGGCCGCTTCGTCGGCAGCCTCGAAGCATTGCTGGCCAACAGCACCGGGCAGCCGGACCCGACGCGTGCATACCTGCTGCCACCGCTCGACCTGCAAGTGATCAAGGCCGCCGGGGTGACCTTCGCCGCCAGCATGATCGAGCGGGTGATAGAAGAGCAGGCCGGTGGCGACGCCGCCCGTGCCGAAGCCGTGCGCGCCACCGTGTGCGCGGTCATCGGCGACAACCTGCGCGCGGTCAAGCCAGGTTCCGAGCAGGCCATGGCGCTCAAGGCCCTGCTGATCGAGCAAGGCCTGTGGTCGCAATACCTGGAGGTGGGCATCGGCCCGGACGCCGAGATCTTCACCAAGGCCCCGGTGCTGGCGGGCGTGGGCAGCGGCAGCCAGATCGGCGTGCACCCCGGCTCGCAATGGAACAACCCCGAACCTGAAATCGTTCTGGCGGTGGACAGCCGTGGGCGTATCCACGGTGCGACGTTGGGCAACGACGTCAACTTGCGCGACTTCGAAGGGCGTAGCGCGCTGTTGCTGAGCAAAGCCAAGGACAACAACGCGTCCTGCGCCATCGGCCCATTCATCCGCCTGTTCGATGAAGCCTTCGACCTGGACGCCGTGCGCAACTGCGTGGTGCGCCTCGAAGTGCATGGCACCGATGGCTTCGTGCTCAACGGCACCAGCTCGATGAACCAGATCAGCCGCGACCCCGAAGACCTGGTGCGCCAGACCCTCAACGGCAACCACCAATACCCCGACGGTTTCCTGCTGTTCCTCGGCACGCTGTTCGCGCCCACCGAGGACCGCGACCACCCTGGCGCAGGTTTCACCCACAAGGCAGGTGACCGGGTTAGTATCTCCAGCCCCCTGCTTGGCGCCTTGCACAATGAGGTGAGCCACAGCGACAAGGCCACGCCCTGGACCTTTGGGGTAGGTGCGCTGATGCGCAACCTCGCTGCCCGAGGTTTGCTGTAA
- a CDS encoding MFS transporter, giving the protein MATPDVTSTSRQATCIALLVAITFFMENLDATVIATALPQMASDFAENPVSLNIGISAYLLAVAVFIPLSGWVADRFGARNVFAGAIGLFTLASWLCGLATTLESFVAARVLQGIGGALMVPVGRLVVLRTTEKKDLVKMLAVITWPGLVAPVLGPPVGGLIVTHLSWPWIFYLNIPLGVLALAAAWWLIPNTCSSQSRSFDLLGFVFLASACAAWLVGLEMLGSLAGGSLGWGAALVAAGALLTWLSVWHCQRHPAPLLPLSTLGIATFRASIVGGTLFRLSISALPFLIPLLLQIGFGLSPVDAGLLVLAIFAGNLLMKPFTTGLLRRHGFRRVLLVNGLIGVGSILACLGLHQGMPWHWMALVLFVGGLSRSMQFTTYNAVGFSEVPKSQMGEASTLFSMFFQLAMALGVAVVALLLRVAMVARGGEGGMTVGDFHWALIGVAVIALVALLDAVRLPGNAGEQVLSR; this is encoded by the coding sequence TTGGCTACTCCAGACGTTACCAGCACCTCGCGCCAGGCCACCTGCATCGCCTTGCTGGTCGCCATCACCTTCTTCATGGAAAACCTCGACGCCACGGTAATCGCCACAGCGCTGCCACAGATGGCCAGCGACTTCGCCGAAAACCCCGTCAGTCTGAACATCGGCATCAGTGCCTACCTGCTGGCGGTGGCCGTGTTCATTCCACTCAGCGGCTGGGTGGCGGACCGTTTCGGCGCGCGCAATGTGTTCGCTGGCGCCATCGGCCTGTTTACCCTGGCCTCCTGGCTCTGCGGGTTGGCCACCACCCTTGAAAGCTTCGTTGCAGCGCGGGTGTTGCAGGGCATTGGCGGCGCGCTGATGGTGCCGGTCGGGCGGCTGGTGGTGTTGCGTACCACCGAGAAGAAAGACCTGGTGAAGATGCTCGCGGTGATTACCTGGCCCGGGCTGGTGGCGCCCGTGCTTGGCCCCCCTGTAGGTGGCCTGATCGTCACTCATTTGTCCTGGCCCTGGATCTTCTATCTGAATATCCCGCTTGGCGTATTGGCCCTGGCGGCAGCGTGGTGGCTGATTCCCAATACCTGTTCCAGCCAGTCGCGCAGTTTTGACCTGCTGGGTTTCGTCTTCCTCGCTTCGGCCTGTGCGGCATGGCTGGTCGGCCTGGAGATGCTCGGTTCGCTGGCAGGCGGCAGCCTGGGTTGGGGGGCGGCCTTGGTTGCCGCGGGTGCGCTGCTGACCTGGCTTTCGGTCTGGCACTGCCAGCGCCACCCGGCACCTTTGTTGCCGCTTTCGACCTTGGGCATCGCCACGTTCAGGGCCAGCATTGTCGGCGGCACGTTGTTCCGTTTGTCGATCAGCGCCTTGCCATTTCTGATTCCACTATTGCTGCAGATCGGCTTCGGGCTGTCGCCGGTAGATGCGGGGCTGCTGGTGCTGGCGATCTTCGCGGGTAACCTGTTGATGAAACCGTTCACCACCGGCCTGCTGCGCCGTCATGGTTTTCGCCGGGTGCTGCTGGTCAACGGCCTGATCGGCGTTGGCAGCATCCTGGCGTGCCTGGGCCTGCACCAGGGCATGCCCTGGCACTGGATGGCACTGGTGCTTTTCGTAGGAGGCTTATCGCGCTCGATGCAGTTCACCACCTACAACGCCGTTGGGTTTTCCGAGGTGCCCAAGTCGCAGATGGGCGAGGCGTCGACGCTGTTCAGCATGTTCTTCCAGCTGGCGATGGCGTTGGGCGTGGCGGTGGTGGCGCTGTTGTTGAGGGTGGCGATGGTGGCGCGGGGAGGTGAGGGCGGGATGACGGTGGGTGACTTCCACTGGGCATTGATCGGTGTAGCGGTCATTGCGTTGGTTGCACTGCTGGATGCGGTACGTTTGCCCGGTAATGCGGGGGAGCAGGTACTGAGCCGGTAG
- a CDS encoding aldehyde dehydrogenase (NADP(+)), whose product MTSNAGQQFIGGARSGAGQANLHSVDARTGQALPGAFYQASEGEVDAAAQAAAQAYPAYRALSGQRRAEFLETIAEELDTLGEDFIALVSRETALPTARIQGERARTSGQLRLFAQVLRRGDFHGARIDRAQPQRTPQPRLDIRQCRMGLGPVAVFGASNFPLAFSTAGGDTAAALAAGCPVVFKAHSGHMATAEKVAEAIVRAAERCQMPAGVFNMIFGAGVGEALVKHPAIQAVGFTGSLKGGRALCDMAAARPQPIPVFAEMSSINPVIVLPQALAARGEVIAGELAASVVLGCGQFCTNPGLVLGVRSQAFGAFVEQLQARMADQPSQTMLNAGTLRSYAKGVAALKGHAGIRHLAGTEQTGEQAWPQLFQADASLLLNGEPLLQEEVFGPATVVVELADHDQLLAALAALGGQLTATLIAEPHELACATDLVALLEHKAGRLLVNGYPTGVEVCDAMVHGGPYPATSDSRGTSVGSLAIDRFLRPVCYQNFPDALLPEALRDSNPLGLLRLVDGQPSRDPIR is encoded by the coding sequence ATGACTTCAAACGCAGGTCAGCAATTTATCGGCGGCGCCCGTAGCGGCGCTGGCCAAGCGAATTTGCACAGTGTCGACGCCCGTACCGGCCAAGCACTGCCCGGCGCGTTCTACCAGGCCAGCGAGGGCGAGGTCGACGCCGCCGCGCAAGCCGCTGCCCAGGCCTACCCCGCCTATCGGGCGCTGTCGGGGCAGCGCCGGGCCGAGTTTCTTGAAACCATTGCCGAAGAACTCGATACGCTCGGTGAGGACTTCATTGCCCTGGTCAGCCGCGAAACAGCGTTGCCAACGGCGCGCATCCAGGGGGAGCGGGCACGCACCAGCGGCCAGCTGCGGCTATTTGCCCAGGTGTTGCGTCGGGGTGATTTCCACGGTGCACGAATCGACCGGGCACAACCCCAGCGCACCCCTCAGCCGCGTCTCGATATTCGTCAGTGCCGCATGGGCCTGGGGCCGGTCGCGGTATTCGGCGCCAGCAACTTCCCCCTGGCATTCTCTACCGCTGGCGGCGATACCGCTGCCGCATTGGCGGCCGGTTGCCCGGTGGTATTCAAGGCGCACAGCGGCCACATGGCCACTGCCGAAAAGGTCGCCGAGGCGATTGTCCGGGCTGCCGAGCGCTGCCAGATGCCAGCGGGTGTGTTCAACATGATCTTTGGCGCGGGCGTTGGCGAAGCGCTGGTCAAGCACCCTGCGATCCAGGCCGTGGGCTTCACCGGTTCGCTCAAAGGCGGGCGGGCGCTATGCGACATGGCGGCGGCGCGGCCGCAGCCGATTCCGGTGTTCGCCGAGATGAGCAGCATCAACCCGGTAATCGTCCTGCCGCAGGCGCTGGCTGCCCGTGGCGAGGTGATTGCGGGCGAGCTGGCCGCCTCGGTGGTGCTCGGCTGCGGCCAGTTCTGCACCAACCCGGGGTTGGTGCTTGGCGTGCGTTCGCAGGCGTTTGGCGCATTCGTCGAACAGCTGCAGGCGCGCATGGCCGACCAGCCTTCGCAAACCATGCTCAATGCCGGCACGCTGCGCAGCTATGCCAAGGGGGTCGCCGCACTCAAGGGGCATGCCGGCATCCGCCATCTGGCCGGTACCGAACAAACCGGTGAGCAGGCCTGGCCACAGCTGTTCCAGGCCGATGCCAGCCTGCTGCTCAACGGCGAGCCACTGTTGCAGGAGGAAGTATTCGGGCCCGCCACGGTGGTGGTCGAACTCGCAGATCACGATCAACTGTTGGCAGCGCTTGCGGCATTGGGCGGGCAGCTTACCGCCACCCTGATCGCCGAGCCGCACGAACTGGCTTGTGCGACCGACCTGGTGGCGCTGCTCGAACACAAGGCGGGGCGCCTGCTGGTCAACGGTTACCCAACTGGCGTCGAGGTGTGTGACGCGATGGTGCACGGCGGGCCTTATCCGGCCACTTCCGACAGCCGTGGCACCTCGGTCGGCAGCCTGGCCATCGACCGCTTCCTGCGGCCTGTGTGCTACCAGAACTTCCCTGATGCGCTTTTGCCAGAAGCCCTGCGCGACAGCAACCCGCTGGGCCTGCTGCGCCTGGTCGATGGCCAGCCAAGCCGCGACCCGATTCGCTGA
- the aroQ gene encoding type II 3-dehydroquinate dehydratase, protein MLANVLMLHGINHNMFGKRDPRQYGTATLADIDRALQALGEQLGARVESFQTNYEGAMCERIHQALEERVDAVLINAGAWTHYSYGIRDALAIVEVPVVEVHMSNIHAREPFRHHSVFAEVVRGQICGFGVETYLLALRAALKMI, encoded by the coding sequence ATGCTTGCCAATGTCCTGATGCTGCACGGCATCAACCACAATATGTTCGGCAAGCGCGACCCGCGCCAGTATGGCACCGCGACTCTGGCCGACATTGATCGCGCGTTGCAGGCGCTGGGTGAGCAGCTGGGGGCGCGGGTCGAAAGCTTCCAGACCAACTACGAAGGGGCCATGTGCGAGCGTATCCACCAGGCCTTGGAAGAGCGAGTGGATGCTGTGCTGATCAACGCTGGCGCCTGGACACACTACAGCTATGGCATTCGCGATGCGCTGGCGATTGTCGAGGTGCCGGTGGTTGAAGTGCATATGTCGAACATCCATGCTAGAGAACCGTTCAGGCACCATTCGGTGTTTGCCGAAGTAGTGCGCGGGCAGATTTGCGGGTTTGGTGTCGAGACCTACCTGCTGGCGCTACGCGCTGCGCTGAAGATGATCTGA
- a CDS encoding VOC family protein, which translates to MSQPKAYLEHVAFWVKDIQWHIRFFNEVCGMTMREVQGSVEQPAQYWTLGGLQFIHQPDFAGPEGRMAHLGIMCEDLEATLAAAQRFAVSEMPQGRNWLRLPDGLAVEFIQALPAASVAQVLAIDPRAQVLA; encoded by the coding sequence ATGAGCCAGCCGAAAGCCTACCTCGAACACGTGGCGTTCTGGGTCAAAGACATCCAGTGGCATATCCGTTTCTTCAACGAAGTGTGCGGCATGACCATGCGTGAAGTGCAGGGCAGTGTCGAGCAGCCGGCGCAGTACTGGACCTTGGGTGGCCTGCAGTTCATCCACCAACCGGACTTCGCCGGGCCTGAAGGGCGCATGGCGCATCTGGGCATCATGTGCGAAGACCTCGAAGCCACCTTGGCCGCGGCCCAGCGCTTTGCCGTCAGTGAAATGCCCCAGGGCCGCAACTGGCTTCGCTTGCCGGATGGCCTGGCGGTGGAGTTCATCCAGGCACTGCCGGCGGCCAGCGTCGCCCAGGTGCTGGCCATCGACCCACGCGCGCAGGTGCTGGCATGA
- the aroE gene encoding shikimate dehydrogenase gives MNDRYAVIGRPINHTKSPLIHGLFAQASGQTLEYGAIEGSLEDFEAQVLQFRSDGGLGMNITAPFKLRAFELADRRSERAQLARAANALKFEDGRIVAENFDGIGLLRDIEDNLGEPLRNRRVLLLGAGGAVRGALLPFLQAGPRELVVANRDMAKAVTLRNELDHPRLRISRYEELEGQAFDIVVNATSASLTGELPPLPGGALGETRLAYELAYGKGLTPFLRLAREQGVARLADGVGMLVEQAAEAFAWWRGVRPDTRAVIAQLTIPLE, from the coding sequence ATGAACGACCGCTATGCAGTGATCGGCCGGCCGATCAACCATACCAAGTCACCCCTGATTCATGGCCTGTTCGCCCAGGCCAGCGGCCAGACCTTGGAATATGGAGCCATCGAAGGCTCGCTGGAAGACTTCGAGGCCCAGGTGCTGCAGTTTCGCAGTGACGGCGGGCTGGGCATGAACATCACCGCTCCGTTCAAACTGCGCGCTTTCGAGCTGGCCGACCGGCGCAGCGAGCGGGCGCAACTGGCGCGGGCGGCCAATGCGCTGAAGTTCGAGGATGGCCGCATCGTTGCCGAGAACTTCGATGGCATCGGCCTGCTGCGGGATATCGAAGACAATCTCGGCGAACCACTGCGCAACCGCCGCGTGCTGTTGCTCGGCGCCGGTGGCGCGGTGCGTGGGGCGTTGCTGCCATTCCTGCAGGCGGGCCCCCGCGAGCTGGTGGTCGCCAACCGTGACATGGCCAAGGCCGTGACACTGCGCAACGAGCTGGACCATCCGCGGTTGCGCATCAGCCGTTACGAGGAACTGGAGGGGCAGGCTTTCGACATCGTGGTCAATGCCACGTCCGCGAGCCTGACCGGCGAATTGCCGCCGTTGCCTGGCGGGGCGCTGGGCGAGACGCGCCTGGCCTACGAACTGGCCTATGGCAAAGGCCTTACGCCCTTCCTGCGCCTGGCCCGGGAGCAAGGCGTGGCGCGCCTGGCCGATGGTGTCGGCATGCTGGTCGAGCAGGCGGCGGAGGCGTTCGCCTGGTGGCGCGGGGTGCGGCCGGACACACGCGCCGTGATCGCCCAACTGACCATCCCGCTGGAGTAG
- a CDS encoding IlvD/Edd family dehydratase: protein MSHIPKRHLRSQQWFDDPSHADMTALYVERYMNYGLTREELQSGRPIIGIAQTGSDLTPCNRHHIELAQRVKAGIRDAGGIPMEFPVHPIAEQSRRPTAALDRNLAYLGLVEILHGYPLDGVVLTTGCDKTTPACLMAAATTDLPAIVLSGGPMLDGHHKGQLIGSGTVLWHARNLLAAGDIDYEGFMEMTTAASPSVGHCNTMGTALSMNALAEALGMSLPGCASIPAPYRERGQMAYATGKRICELVLQDIRPSSIMTRPAFENAIAVASALGASSNCPPHLIAIARHMGIELSLDDWQRVGESVPLLVNCMPAGKYLGEGFHRAGGVPAVMHELQKAGRLHEDCATVSGKSIGEIVSAALTSNRDVILPYDAPLKHGAGFIVLSGNFFDSAIMKMSVVGEAFRQTYLSEPGKENSFEARAIVFEGPEDYHARIDDPSLDIDERCILVIRGAGTVGYPGSAEVVNMAPPAALIKRGVDSLPCLGDGRQSGTSASPSILNMSPEAAVGGGLALLQTNDLLRVDLNNRRVDLLVDEAELARRRALWKPNIPASQTPWQELYRQLVGQLSTGGCLEPATLHMKVIAREGGMPRHSH from the coding sequence ATGAGCCATATTCCCAAGCGCCACCTGCGCAGCCAGCAGTGGTTCGATGACCCGAGCCATGCGGACATGACCGCGCTTTATGTCGAGCGCTACATGAACTACGGCCTGACCCGTGAAGAACTGCAATCGGGCCGGCCGATCATCGGCATCGCCCAGACTGGCAGCGACCTGACCCCGTGCAACCGCCACCACATCGAGTTGGCTCAGCGGGTGAAGGCTGGCATTCGCGATGCCGGTGGCATCCCCATGGAATTCCCGGTGCACCCGATCGCCGAACAGAGCCGCCGCCCCACCGCTGCGCTGGACCGCAACCTGGCTTACCTGGGGCTGGTGGAGATTCTGCACGGCTACCCGCTCGATGGCGTGGTGCTGACCACCGGATGCGACAAGACCACCCCCGCCTGCCTGATGGCCGCGGCCACCACCGACCTGCCGGCCATCGTGCTGTCGGGTGGGCCGATGCTCGATGGCCACCACAAAGGCCAGCTGATCGGCTCGGGCACCGTGCTGTGGCATGCCCGTAACCTGCTGGCCGCCGGCGACATCGACTACGAAGGCTTCATGGAAATGACCACGGCCGCTTCGCCGTCGGTGGGCCACTGCAACACCATGGGTACGGCGCTGTCGATGAACGCGCTGGCCGAGGCGCTGGGCATGTCCTTGCCAGGCTGCGCGAGCATTCCTGCGCCGTATCGCGAGCGCGGGCAAATGGCCTATGCCACTGGCAAGCGCATCTGCGAACTGGTTCTGCAGGACATCCGGCCTTCATCGATCATGACCCGCCCTGCCTTCGAGAACGCCATTGCCGTGGCTTCCGCCCTCGGCGCCTCAAGCAACTGCCCGCCGCACCTGATCGCCATCGCCCGGCACATGGGTATCGAGCTGTCGCTGGACGACTGGCAGCGTGTGGGCGAAAGCGTGCCATTGCTGGTCAACTGCATGCCGGCCGGCAAATACCTAGGCGAAGGCTTCCACCGCGCAGGCGGCGTACCGGCGGTAATGCACGAGTTGCAGAAGGCTGGCCGCCTGCACGAAGACTGCGCCACGGTCAGCGGCAAAAGCATCGGCGAAATCGTCAGCGCCGCGCTCACCAGCAACCGTGACGTGATCCTGCCCTATGACGCCCCGCTCAAGCACGGCGCCGGCTTCATCGTGCTCAGCGGCAACTTCTTCGACAGTGCGATCATGAAAATGTCGGTGGTCGGGGAAGCGTTCCGCCAGACCTACCTGTCCGAACCCGGCAAGGAGAACAGCTTCGAAGCCAGGGCAATCGTCTTCGAGGGGCCTGAGGACTACCACGCCCGTATCGACGACCCGTCGCTGGATATCGACGAACGCTGCATCCTGGTGATCCGCGGCGCTGGCACGGTGGGCTACCCTGGCAGCGCCGAAGTGGTGAACATGGCCCCGCCAGCGGCCTTGATCAAGCGTGGCGTCGACTCGCTGCCCTGCCTGGGGGATGGCCGCCAGAGCGGTACTTCAGCCAGCCCGTCGATCCTCAACATGTCCCCGGAGGCAGCAGTGGGCGGTGGCCTGGCGCTGCTGCAGACCAACGACCTGCTGCGCGTCGACCTGAACAACCGGCGCGTCGACCTGCTGGTGGACGAGGCCGAGCTCGCGCGCCGCCGTGCGTTGTGGAAGCCGAATATCCCGGCCTCGCAAACGCCCTGGCAGGAGCTGTATCGGCAATTGGTGGGGCAACTGTCTACCGGTGGTTGCCTGGAGCCTGCGACGCTGCACATGAAAGTGATCGCCCGCGAAGGCGGCATGCCGCGTCATTCGCATTGA
- a CDS encoding LysR family transcriptional regulator, protein MSDLSFSHVCNWLKFRHLLLVDTLGRTRNMHLAAQQMNLSQPAISKMLKEIESLLGFALFERQPRSMPPTALGEQVLRYAQVALNDARNFVDQIDSLRQGGHGHLRVGGIFAATAVALPDAIVQIKQRWPLLSIEVVEQTSDHLMEMLDEKTLHLAVARFTDDAQRQRFDFQPVAPEPFCFVVNDQHPLCDQGPVTLQQLLEWPWILYPKGTPIRARMERAFAEAGVAVPRNTIDTISMQTFLKVLQGGPMVGMLPQAMVEPHLASGRLRSLDTPLHLEPQDYGILTRKGEELTGATLEFAQILLADARKARESR, encoded by the coding sequence ATGTCCGACCTGTCGTTCTCCCATGTATGCAACTGGCTCAAGTTTCGCCACCTGCTGCTGGTCGACACCTTGGGCCGCACCCGCAACATGCACCTGGCCGCGCAGCAGATGAACCTGAGCCAGCCGGCCATCAGCAAGATGCTCAAGGAAATCGAGAGCCTGCTCGGCTTCGCCCTGTTCGAGCGCCAACCGCGCAGCATGCCGCCCACTGCGCTGGGTGAGCAGGTGCTGCGCTATGCCCAGGTCGCACTCAACGATGCGCGCAATTTCGTCGACCAGATCGACAGCCTGCGCCAGGGCGGGCATGGTCACTTGCGGGTGGGCGGCATCTTCGCCGCCACGGCGGTCGCGCTGCCGGATGCCATCGTGCAGATCAAGCAGCGCTGGCCGTTGCTGTCGATCGAAGTGGTGGAGCAGACCAGCGACCACCTGATGGAGATGCTCGACGAGAAGACCTTGCACCTGGCGGTGGCGCGGTTCACCGACGATGCCCAGCGCCAGCGCTTCGACTTCCAGCCGGTGGCGCCTGAACCGTTCTGCTTTGTGGTCAATGACCAGCACCCGCTATGCGACCAGGGGCCTGTCACCTTGCAGCAACTGTTGGAATGGCCGTGGATTCTCTACCCCAAAGGCACGCCGATCCGCGCCAGGATGGAACGAGCTTTCGCCGAAGCCGGCGTTGCCGTTCCGCGCAACACCATCGACACCATCTCGATGCAGACCTTCCTCAAGGTGCTCCAGGGCGGCCCGATGGTCGGCATGCTGCCCCAGGCCATGGTCGAGCCGCACCTGGCCAGCGGCAGGCTGCGCAGTCTGGACACCCCGCTGCACCTGGAGCCACAGGACTACGGCATCCTCACCCGCAAAGGCGAGGAACTCACCGGCGCGACCCTGGAGTTCGCGCAGATTCTGCTAGCCGATGCGCGTAAGGCACGGGAATCTCGATAA